In Helianthus annuus cultivar XRQ/B chromosome 9, HanXRQr2.0-SUNRISE, whole genome shotgun sequence, the following are encoded in one genomic region:
- the LOC110876261 gene encoding protein MID1-COMPLEMENTING ACTIVITY 1 translates to MATAWDHLGEIANVAQLSGIDAVRLIGMIIQAASTARLHKNNCKQFAMHLRLIGNLLDQLKISELKKYPETREPLEQLEDALRRSYILVNSCQVRSYLYLLAMGWTIVYQFRKAQDEIDRYLKIIPLISLVNNARVRERLEYIEMDRHEYTLDDEDRKVQEVIMNPDPFNTDVSVLRRSFSYSYPDLPFNEVIKKENEKLHFELQRSQSCLDASQSEIIQNFMEIAHVFASDHQCEDMPYYPYASRNQVHENSNDMQIVVHSASYSQDQNDYDMPYYSYVSSNQEHENSNGMQIIVHSDSNSQFERAIPYYPYVSSQQEDENRNDLQMIVHSASNTQFEKAIPYYPYVSSNQEHEKSNDAQIIVRSASNSKFAKAIPYYPDVSSKQERENSSDLQIGVRSALRSTSSTSSRQDLLSSRRIHRHEEWHSGPLGCCSEPMMCVKTLLFPCGTLSKIATAATNRHMTSADACNELLAYSLIASCCCYTCCIRMKLRNALNIRGGWCNDFLLHFCCCCCALVQELREIEIRGIHGPLKTKTSPPSCQYMES, encoded by the exons ATGGCAACAGCTTGGGATCACTTGGGGGAGATTGCAAATGTGGCTCAGCTATCAGGGATTGATGCGGTGCGGTTAATAGGGATGATCATACAAGCTGCTAGCACAGCGCGTTTGCACAAGAACAACTGCAAGCAATTTGCAATGCATTTGAGGTTAATTGGAAATCTTTTGGACCAACTGAAAATTAGTGAGCTAAAGAAGTATCCTGAAACACGGGAGCCATTGGAGCAGCTCGAGGATGCGTTGAGGAGGTCTTACATTTTGGTCAATTCGTGTCAAGTTCGTAGCTATTTGTACCTGCTTGCCATGGGGTGGACCATTGTTTACCAGTTCAGGAAGGCTCAAGATGAGATTGATCGGTATTTGAAGATCATCCCGCTCATCAGTCTCGTGAATAATGCTCGAGTTAGG GAAAGATTAGAGTATATAGAAATGGACCGGCACGAATACACATTGGATGATGAAGACAGAAAGGTGCAAGAAGTTATCATGAACCCTGACCCATTCAACACCGATGTTTCGGTTTTGAGGAGATCATTTTCTTATAGCTACCCAGACTTGCCTTTCAATGAGGTTAtcaagaaagaaaatgaaaaacttcaTTTTGAACTACAAAGATCACAATCTTGCCTGGATGCTAGCCAGAGTGAAATAATTCAAAATTTTATGGAAATCGCGCACGTTTTTGCTTCCGATCATCAATGTGAGGATATGCCATATTATCCATATGCCAGCAGAAATCAAGTACATGAAAATAGTAATGATATGCAAATAGTTGTTCATTCAGCTTCATATTCTCAAGATCAGAATGATTATGATATGCCATATTATTCATATGTCAGCAGCAATCAAGAACATGAAAATAGTAATGGTATGCAAATAATTGTTCATTCGGATTCAAATTCTCAATTTGAGAGGGCTATACCGTATTATCCGTATGTCAGCAGCCAACAAGAAGATGAAAATAGAAATGATCTGCAAATGATTGTTCATTCAGCTTCAAATACACAATTTGAGAAGGCTATACCATATTATCCGTATGTCAGCAGCAATCAAGAACATGAAAAGAGTAACGATGCGCAAATAATTGTTCGTTCAGCTTCAAATTCTAAGTTTGCGAAGGCGATTCCATATTATCCAGATGTCAGCAGCAAACAAGAACGTGAAAACAGTAGTGATCTGCAAATAGGTGTTCGTTCAGCGTTAAG AAGCACTTCTTCCACTTCTTCTAGACAAGATTTACTTTCTTCTAGAAGAATCCATCGACATGAAGAATGGCATTCGGGCCCACTTGGCTGTTGTTCCGAGCCGATGATGT GCGTAAAAACCTTACTTTTCCCCTGTGGAACACTCTCAAAAATAGCTACTGCAGCCACAAACAGGCACATGA CTTCTGCAGATGCCTGCAATGAGCTGTTGGCTTACTCTCTTATTGCATCATGCTGTTGCTATACTTGTTGTATCAGAATGAAGCTTCGGAATGCATTAAACATCAGG GGAGGGTGGTGTAATGATTTCTTATTGCATttttgctgctgttgttgtgcccTAGTCCAAGAATTACGCGAAATTGAGATACGAGGAATTCATG GTCCACTAAAGACAAAAACAAGCCCTCCTTCCTGCCAATACATGGAATCctaa